In Aegilops tauschii subsp. strangulata cultivar AL8/78 chromosome 3, Aet v6.0, whole genome shotgun sequence, one genomic interval encodes:
- the LOC109752904 gene encoding sulfite exporter TauE/SafE family protein 3-like gives MGRKWHAVAVLAITYIVTTTAVAANDKGLSFAGTAAAAPEEASSLGKLASLDGTTHQHVWPPLNAGWRTVLGSFVGFFGAALGSIGGLGGGAIFVPMLTLIVGFDTKSATAMSKCMITGAAISTVYCNLKLKHPTFNMPMIDYDLALLIQPMLMMGVSIGVICNVIFPDWLVTILFIILSLVTSTKAFLKGVETWKKEALIIREAAAKKSKQSSDGIEYAPPAGSDAVAETRPPSDKAVSIWKNIYWKEFGLLIFVWAAILTLQVAMNYVETCSTLYWVFSLLQIPVSAGVSIYQAVGLVQGKRVISSRANTQTSLKSHLVLICFFGVTAGVLGGLLGIGGGVIMGPLFLELGIPPQVSSATATFAMMFSSSIAVIEYYLLNRFPIPYALFFTCVAFIAAIVGQLVARKLINWLGRASFIIFVLSFMIFIGVIPLGGVGILNMKHKMVQHEYMGFHDICMSDA, from the exons ATGGGAAGGAAATGGCACGCGGTCGCGGTACTGGCCATAACATACATTGTGACCACCACAGCCGTTGCCGCCAATGACAAAGGCCTCTCCTTCGCCGGCACCGCTGCAGCCGCACCGGAGGAAGCCAGCTCCCTGGGCAAGCTGGCCAGCTTGGACGGAACCACCCATCAACACGTGTGGCCG CCCTTGAATGCTGGGTGGCGAACCGTGTTGGGGTCATTCGTTGGATTCTTCGGGGCAGCGCTGGGCAGCATTGGCGGGCTAGGTGGAGGTGCGATCTTCGTGCCGATGCTGACGTTGATTGTTGGTTTTGATACCAAGTCGGCAACTGCGATGTCAAAAT GTATGATCACGGGAGCTGCTATTTCAACCGTGTACTGCAACCTCAAGCTGAAACACCCAACTTTCAACATGCCAATGATAGACTATGATCTAGCCCTGCTCATACAACCCATGCTCATGATGGGGGTCAGCATTGGGGTTATTTGCAATGTGATATTCCCTGACTGGCTTGTCACAATTCTCTTCATCATCCTTTCTCTAG TTACTTCAACTAAAGCTTTTCTAAAGGGTGTTGAAACATGGAAGAAAGAGGCACTAATAATAAGG GAGGCAGCGGCGAAAAAATCAAAGCAATCCA GTGATGGAATTGAGTACGCACCGCCTGCCGGATCTGATGCCGTAGCAGAGACAAGACCCCCCTCGGATAAAGCG GTATCCATTTGGAAGAACATTTACTGGAAGGAGTTTGGACTCCTTATATTTGTTTGGGCTGCAATCCTTACACTTCAAGTCGCCATG AACTACGTGGAAACTTGCTCCACTTTGTACTGGGTTTTCAGCCTACTCCAG ATCCCAGTGTCGGCTGGAGTGTCCATATACCAGGCAGTGGGTTTGGTGCAAGGAAAGAGGGTGATATCATCAAGGGCAAATACACAGACTAGCCTAAAATCCCATCTAGTATTGATATGCTTCTTTGGTGTCACTGCTGGTGTCCTCGGTGGTCTTCTTGGCATCGGCGGGGGCGTCATCATGGGGCCACTTTTCTTGGAGCTTGGTATTCCTCCACAG GTCTCAAGTGCTACAGCCACCTTTGCGATGATGTTTTCATCATCCATAGCTGTCATAGAATACTACCTCCTGAACCGGTTCCCTATACCATAtg CTCTCTTTTTCACATGTGTGGCATTCATTGCTGCAATCGTTGGTCAGCTAGTTGCAAGGAAGCTGATAAACTGGTTAGGAAGGGCATCATTTATCATCTTCGTATTGTCCTTCATGATCTTCATTGGTGTGATTCCTTTAG GTGGAGTCGGTATCTTAAACATGAAGCACAAGATGGTGCAGCACGAGTACATGGGATTTCACGACATTTGCATGTCGGATGCATAG
- the LOC109752902 gene encoding putative F-box protein At3g25750: MEKTAQTAAGDDASIQGTSLAAAAAAERWSTLPDDLLRLVHAKLTGPVDGARFAAVCTSWRAIVPTLPSRLPWLILDPSSPNKAKHVYSLKDDTILPPIPFPSEAVGKRFVGSYGGGWVVPADAPLKIVNLFSRAEVLLSTQQKKVRIVNQFTGPDGAPTRVRWKDPPARLGTGDQLHPLKIIFSGPPTSSSCILAAITDERDVAVCVPGHPEREWTRRRYEEDVVLDITFCNGDLYCLLGRTKQLVKCEVSLTEFGVAAFGANQWLAMPNRHMLMEGKSEPHDTYILEVRGKLVMAVRRIKGPWPRPRNIRGPFFLVFALIDAGTDEAMTHRHSYKWKEIKSFGDHALFLGPTCAKAMRLSTTDEHGDLRRNYIYYSHHNSYVEKKRGNGPKGLEKFFTSFNNDHVYYKEHESIDNVVVEGITSVEYYVKGATHSPMWLLPPNL; encoded by the coding sequence ATGGAGAAGACGGCACAGACGGCCGCTGGCGATGATGCCAGCATCCAAGGAACCTCTctggcagcggcagcggcagcggagCGGTGGTCCACGCTCCCGGATGATCTCCTCCGCCTTGTCCACGCCAAGCTTACCGGCCCCGTTGATGGCGCCCGCTTCGCCGCCGTGTGCACATCGTGGCGCGCCATCGTGCCGACGCTCCCGTCACGTCTCCCATGGCTGATCCTAGACCCAAGCAGCCCCAACAAGGCCAAGCATGTGTACAGCCTCAAAGATGACACCATCCTGCCGCCCATCCCGTTTCCGAGTGAGGCCGTCGGCAAGCGCTTCGTCGGCAGCTATGGTGGCGGCTGGGTCGTCCCGGCCGATGCCCCGCTTAAGATCGTGAACCTCTTCTCCCGTGCTGAGGTGTTGCTTTCTACGCAACAGAAAAAGGTCAGGATCGTGAACCAGTTCACCGGTCCAGACGGGGCGCCCACTAGAGTGCGATGGAAGGACCCCCCTGCACGGTTGGGAACTGGCGACCAGTTACATCCGTTGAAGATAATCTTCTCCGGGCCTCCCACCTCGAGCAGTTGCATCCTCGCTGCCATCACCGACGAGCGCGACGTCGCCGTCTGCGTGCCTGGCCACCCGGAGCGTGAATGGACGAGGCGAAGATACGaggaggacgtagtcttggataTCACCTTCTGCAATGGCGATCTCTATTGCCTCCTGGGACGCACCAAACAACTTGTTAAGTGCGAGGTCAGCCTAACCGAGTTCGGGGTGGCGGCGTTCGGGGCCAACCAATGGCTGGCCATGCCAAACCGCCACATGTTGATGGAGGGGAAATCGGAGCCGCATGACACATACATTCTTGAGGTAAGGGGAAAACTTGTGATGGCAGTAAGGAGGATCAAGGGGCCGTGGCCAAGGCCGCGTAACATCCGCGGGCCTTTCTTCTTGGTGTTTGCGCTCATTGATGCTGGTACAGATGAAGCGATGACACATCGTCACTCGTACAAGTGGAAAGAGATAAAAAGCTTCGGTGACCATGCTTTATTCCTAGGCCCAACTTGCGCCAAGGCGATGCGCCTATCGACGACAGATGAGCATGGCGATCTTCGGAGAAACTACATCTACTACTCTCACCATAACAGCTACGTGGAGAAAAAACGGGGCAACGGTCCTAAAGGCCTCGAGAAGTTCTTTACAAGCTTCAACAATGATCATGTGTACTACAAGGAACATGAAAGCATTGACAACGTCGTTGTGGAGGGGATTACATCGGTAGAGTACTACGTGAAGGGTGCTACTCATTCTCCCATGTGGCTTTTGCCTCCAAATCTTTAG
- the LOC109752901 gene encoding uncharacterized protein, translating to MATSAAEGRFSSLPDDLLHTVYARLAGPVDRVRFAAVCASWRAVVASTHPPRLPWLILDPSGRDKEKHVYGLADGVVLPRFTFPTDAVGGRFVGGHGGGWAAFLDDEQLRIVNLFSGAEVALSPTQRTRCARDPFVPQKVIFSEPPALSGCILAAITDKYGVAIRGLARSERAWRSRFTTREVMDIAFCNGDLYCIMSCTKQIVKFEVGLDECGFAVFKSDPQCLVIHNQWDMDRLYLGAEGDPDAHAIYIVELRGKLAMVVRRTGGPRLCSRNISGPFFLVFELVDADINRATPHCWYKWKEVTSLGDQALFLGPTCSKAMHLLSTSEYGGPRRNHIYYSHRRCYTRKERLPDDTKEFLTSSNIDGTHVYFKEDERVDDDVEGITSVGYYVVSGAQAHPPMWVLPPDV from the coding sequence ATGGCAACCTCGGCGGCGGAGGGGCGGTTCTCATCGCTCCCCGACGATCTGCTCCACACGGTCTACGCCAGGCTCGCCGGCCCAGTCGACCGCGTCCGCTTCGCCGCCGTGTGCGCGTCGTGGCGGGCCGTCGTCGCATCGACGCACCCGCCACGTCTCCCATGGCTGATCCTCGACCCGAGCGGCCGCGACAAGGAGAAGCACGTGTACGGCCTCGCGGACGGTGTCGTTCTGCCACGCTTCACGTTCCCCACCGACGCCGTCGGCGGCCGGTTCGTCGGCGGCCACGGCGGTGGCTGGGCTGCCTTCTTGGATGATGAACAGTTACGGATCGTCAACCTTTTCTCCGGTGCCGAGGTGGCGCTCTCTCCGACGCAGAGGACGCGGTGCGCCCGTGACCCGTTTGTTCCGCAAAAGGTAATATTCTCCGAGCCGCCCGCCTTAAGCGGCTGCATCCTCGCCGCCATCACCGATAAGTACGGAGTTGCGATCCGCGGGCTTGCTCGCTCGGAGCGTGCGTGGAGGTCGCGGTTTACTACAAGGGAGGTCATGGATATTGCCTTCTGCAATGGTGATCTTTATTGCATCATGTCATGTACCAAGCAAATCGTCAAGTTCGAGGTCGGCTTGGACGAATGCGGCTTTGCGGTGTTCAAAAGTGATCCCCAATGTCTGGTTATACACAACCAGTGGGACATGGATCGGCTTTACCTGGGAGCAGAGGGCGATCCAGACGCGCACGCCATCTACATTGTCGAGCTACGTGGCAAGCTTGCGATGGTGGTGAGGAGGACCGGCGGGCCACGGCTGTGCTCGCGCAACATCAGCGGTCCCTTTTTCTTAGTTTTCGAGCTGGTTGATGCCGACATCAACAGAGCGACTCCACATTGCTGGTACAAGTGGAAAGAAGTGACGAGCCTGGGCGACCAAGCCTTGTTCTTGGGCCCGACGTGTTCCAAGGCGATGCACTTATTATCGACTTCCGAGTATGGTGGTCCGCGGAGAAACCACATCTACTACTCACACCGTCGATGCTACACACGAAAAGAACGTTTGCCTGACGACACCAAGGAGTTCTTGACGAGCAGCAACATCGACGGTACCCATGTGTACTTCAAGGAAGATGAACGCGTTGACGACGACGTGGAGGGGATCACGTCGGTAGGGTACTACGTGGTGAGTGGTGCTCAAGCTCATCCTCCCATGTGGGTTTTGCCTCCTGATGTTTAG
- the LOC109752900 gene encoding ethylene-responsive transcription factor ERF071-like — translation MPPRCRGASGYHGIRVRPSGTYFAEIWSGDVHLGLGTFDTAQEGARAYDAAAWRLRRSRWDMNFTDVATRERAQELAPPPQLITDKDRRENRRRERRLSLAKMDEEAMVLWRQRFPQDIINEQ, via the coding sequence ATGCCGCCTCGCTGCCGGGGAGCTTCGGGTTACCACGGCATCCGCGTGCGTCCGTCCGGCACCTACTTCGCCGAGATTTGGTCGGGCGACGTGCACCTCGGCCTCGGAACCTTCGACACCGCCCAGGAGggcgcccgcgcgtacgacgctgcggcgtggcgcctccggcgGTCCCGTTGGGACATGAACTTCACGGACGTggcgacgcgggagcgggcacaggagTTGGCGCCTCCCCCGCAGCTTATCACCGACAAGGATCGTCGCGAGAACCGGAGGCGGGAGCGCCGTCTCAGCCTGGCcaagatggacgaggaagccatggttctgtggcgccaacgcttcccgcaAGACATCATCAACGAGCAATAG
- the LOC109752919 gene encoding U-box domain-containing protein 4 isoform X1 gives MDLFTGLMEDFSPRTLLDSISHLSALTSDGSTARPKPIQNYCQNVCDISSIVSPLIEDICKSPEEQLNEVLRELDTAINEASGLIGNWHQTTSKIYFVWQIESVISDIQGCSLQLCQLANSLLPSLTGCACICIQKLQDINYEHMFDLAREVATKLNGNDTQSPENLSIVSSSLSLSTNLELYMEAVSLENLRTRAMRSENRKELELAEEMIPMVNYMHERLLRETQLLNINGVPIPADFCCPLSLELMSDPVILASGQTYERVYIKLWLDEGFTICPKTRQRLAHSNLIPNYTVKALISNWCESHDIKLPDPVKSLKLNFPSAASSLQDLSATGNSPLHPSAGRGNIPGSPEADLYMKSLNRASPSHSAVHQNSDALVNRPGHEASTNQSSDYANGSAPDISRLSLASSEARESSLEERHAGSNVQTSEQSTDEAFQASLLNGDSQDHVGSSSVNGSLPNSGQLDGECDDANGMVRVPGDRTNYSSDASGEVADGGPSVSSAPQRENVMLPRLGDLRMRGQFVRRQPSDRGFPRITSPSSMDARGDLSAIENQVRKLIDDLRSDSIEAQRSATSEIRLLAKHNMENRIVIANCGAINLLVGLLHSTDAKIQENAVTALLNLSINDNNKIAIASADAVDPLIHVLETGNPEAKENSAATLFSLSVIEENKVRIGRSGAVKPLVDLLGNGTPRGKKDAATALFNLSILHENKGRIVQADAVKYLVELMDPAAGMVDKAVAVLANLATIPEGRTAIGQARGIPALVEVVELGSARGKENAAAALLQLCTNSNRFCSIVLQEGAVPPLVALSQSGTPRAREKAQALLSYFRSQRHGNSARR, from the exons ATGGATCTTTTCACAGGGTTGATGGAAGATTTCTCACCGAGGACTCTGCTCGATAGTATCTCGCACCTTAGTGCCTTGACTTCTGATGGCTCTACTGCAAGGCCCAAGCCTATTCAGAACTACTGCCAAAATGTATGCGATATATCAAGCATTGTGAGCCCTCTCATAGAAGATATATGCAAGTCTCCTGAAGAGCAACTCAATGAGGTGTTAAGGGAGCTTGACACTGCTATAAACGAAGCTTCAGGGCTTATTGGGAACTGGCACCAAACGACCAGCAAAATATACTTT GTTTGGCAAATTGAATCAGTGATCTCGGATATTCAGGGATGCTCCCTTCAATTGTGCCAGCTTGCTAATTCTTTATTACCTTCTCTGACTGGATGTGCTTGCATTTGTATTCAG AAACTCCAGGACATCAATTATGAGCACATGTTTGATTTGGCGAGGGAGGTCGCAACGAAGCTAAATGGGAATGACACACAAAGTCCCGAGAATCTGTCGATAGTATCAAGTTCATTAAGTCTGTCAACTAACCTTGAATTATACATGGAAGCTGTTTCCCTCGAGAATCTGAGAACAAGGGCAATGCGAAGTGAGAACCGTAAAGAACTCGAGCTTGCTGAGGAGATGATTCCAATGGTCAACTATATGCACGAGCGCCTTCTCAGGGAAACACAGTTGCTTAACATCAACGGGGTACCCATTCCTGCTGATTTCTGTTGCCCACTATCCCTGGAGCTGATGTCTGATCCTGTTATTTTAGCATCTGGTCAGACCTATGAGCGGGTTTATATCAAGTTGTGGCTCGATGAAGGTTTTACTATCTGCCCGAAGACACGCCAAAGACTTGCTCATTCTAATTTAATTCCTAACTATACTGTGAAAGCTTTGATATCCAACTGGTGTGAGTCCCATGATATTAAGCTACCTGATCCTGTGAAATCCTTGAAGTTGAACTTTCCGTCAGCAGCCTCCTCCCTTCAAGATTTGAGCGCCACAGGCAACAGCCCTCTACATCCTAGTGCTGGTAGGGGTAATATTCCTGGGTCACCAGAAGCTGACCTGTATATGAAAAGCCTGAATAGAGCATCTCCTTCCCACAGTGCGGTCCACCAGAACTCTGATGCACTTGTGAATCGTCCTGGCCATGAGGCATCCACCAATCAGTCTTCAGATTATGCAAATGGCTCTGCACCAGATATTTCAAGGCTATCTCTTGCGAGTTCTGAAGCAAGAGAATCTAGTTTGGAAGAAAGACATGCTGGTTCCAATGTACAAACCTCAGAACAATCGACGGATGAAGCATTTCAAGCATCTCTTTTGAACGGTGATTCACAGGACCATGTAGGCAGCTCTTCTGTTAATGGGAGTCTTCCTAATAGCGGTCAGCTTGATGGGGAATGTGACGACGCCAATGGGATGGTACGAGTTCCAGGTGATAGGACAAATTACAGTAGTGATGCATCTGGAGAAGTTGCTGACGGTGGGCCTTCTGTCTCTTCCGCCCCTCAAAGGGAAAATGTAATGCTCCCAAGATTGGGTGATCTCCGCATGAGAGGGCAATTTGTTCGGCGGCAACCATCTGACAGGGGATTCCCTAGAATAACATCTCCCTCGTCCATGGATGCCCGAGGTGATCTTTCTGCCATTGAGAATCAGGTACGCAAGCTAATTGATGATTTGAGAAGTGATTCCATAGAAGCTCAGAGATCAGCAACATCAGAGATCCGCCTTCTAGCTAAGCACAACATGGAGAACAGGATTGTCATTGCAAATTGTGGGGCTATAAACTTGCTGGTTGGTCTCCTTCATTCAACAGATGCCAAAATCCAAGAAAATGCAGTGACGGCCCTCCTCAATTTGTCAATCAATGACAACAATAAGATTGCCATTGCGAGTGCAGATGCTGTTGATCCTCTCATCCATGTCCTGGAAACAGGGAACCCTGAAGCTAAAGAGAATTCAGCGGCTACTCTGTTCAGTCTCTCGGTTATCGAAGAGAACAAGGTGAGGATTGGACGGTCTGGTGCCGTCAAGCCTCTCGTGGACTTGCTGGGAAATGGGACCCCGCGAGGGAAGAAAGATGCAGCCACCGCATTGTTCAATCTGTCGATACTCCATGAGAACAAGGGTCGCATTGTGCAAGCTGATGCTGTGAAGTACCTAGTTGAGCTTATGGATCCTGCTGCTGGCATGGTCGACAAAGCCGTAGCCGTCTTGGCAAACCTTGCCACGATACCAGAAGGGAGGACCGCAATCGGGCAGGCCCGTGGTATCCCAGCCCTCGTCGAAGTCGTCGAGTTGGGTTCGGCACGGGGTAAAGAAAACGCTGCCGCGGCGTTGCTTCAGCTATGCACAAACAGCAATAGGTTCTGCAGCATAGTTCTCCAAGAGGGCGCCGTGCCTCCTCTGGTCGCGCTGTCACAGTCAGGAACACCTCGGGCAAGAGAAAAG GCGCAGGCTCTTCTCAGCTATTTCCGCAGCCAAAGACATGGCAACTCGGCGAGGAGATGA
- the LOC141021105 gene encoding uncharacterized protein, with protein sequence MAVETWIRTAPGTAIRFNVLALGEERAGLSSVHLRCTVTLEHATRRLRGSGLVLPDRVRPEFLLQQQPSTSDEVRDLRDPSVLLRPDDVLRAVLDMLASAPVLRGLDLSDESAWDGEHAPRRVAAWLREQGSRWLASCPERRCRFEVDARLRVTRVFSEPRAVLRRCVEVAMQTVEPGSEEECRICLDEFRDGGKSGPVNLPCSHAYHAHCMLTWLDRGAICPTCRHDLAGMVAPAPWVAPTAWAAPTTASSSTATARRPGLRARGRR encoded by the coding sequence ATGGCGGTGGAGACGTGGATCCGCACCGCCCCCGGCACCGCCATCCGGTTCAACGTGCTGGCCCTGGGCGAGGAGCGCGCCGGCCTCTCGTCCGTGCACCTCCGCTGCACCGTCACCCTCGAGCACGCCACCCGCCGGCTCCGCGGCAGCGGCCTCGTCCTCCCCGACCGCGTCAGGCCCGAGttcctcctccagcagcagccGTCCACGTCCGACGAGGTGCGCGACCTGCGCGACCCCTCCGTCCTCCTCCGCCCCGACGACGTCCTCCGCGCCGTGCTCGACATGCTCGCCTCCGCGCCCGTGCTGCGCGGCCTCGACCTCTCCGATGAGTCCGCCTGGGACGGCGAGCACGCGCCGCGGCGCGTCGCGGCGTGGCTGCGCGAGCAGGGCTCCCGCTGGCTCGCCTCCTGCCCGGAGCGGCGCTGCCGGTTCGAGGTGGACGCGCGGCTCCGGGTGACGCGGGTGTTCAGCGAGCCCCGGGCCGTGCTCCGGCGGTGCGTCGAGGTGGCGATGCAGACGGTGGAGCCCGGGTCGGAGGAGGAGTGCCGGATCTGCCTCGACGAGTTCCGCGACGGCGGCAAGTCCGGGCCGGTGAACCTGCCCTGCTCGCACGCGTACCACGCGCACTGCATGCTCACCTGGCTCGACCGCGGCGCCATCTGCCCCACCTGCCGCCACGACCTCGCCGGCATGGTCGCCCCCGCGCCATGGGTCGCGCCGACGGCATGGGCGGCACCGACGACGGCGAGCTCCAGTACTGCTACGGCCAGGCGGCCCGGGTTGCGGGCGCGGGGACGCCGGTGA
- the LOC109752919 gene encoding U-box domain-containing protein 4 isoform X2 yields the protein MEDFSPRTLLDSISHLSALTSDGSTARPKPIQNYCQNVCDISSIVSPLIEDICKSPEEQLNEVLRELDTAINEASGLIGNWHQTTSKIYFVWQIESVISDIQGCSLQLCQLANSLLPSLTGCACICIQKLQDINYEHMFDLAREVATKLNGNDTQSPENLSIVSSSLSLSTNLELYMEAVSLENLRTRAMRSENRKELELAEEMIPMVNYMHERLLRETQLLNINGVPIPADFCCPLSLELMSDPVILASGQTYERVYIKLWLDEGFTICPKTRQRLAHSNLIPNYTVKALISNWCESHDIKLPDPVKSLKLNFPSAASSLQDLSATGNSPLHPSAGRGNIPGSPEADLYMKSLNRASPSHSAVHQNSDALVNRPGHEASTNQSSDYANGSAPDISRLSLASSEARESSLEERHAGSNVQTSEQSTDEAFQASLLNGDSQDHVGSSSVNGSLPNSGQLDGECDDANGMVRVPGDRTNYSSDASGEVADGGPSVSSAPQRENVMLPRLGDLRMRGQFVRRQPSDRGFPRITSPSSMDARGDLSAIENQVRKLIDDLRSDSIEAQRSATSEIRLLAKHNMENRIVIANCGAINLLVGLLHSTDAKIQENAVTALLNLSINDNNKIAIASADAVDPLIHVLETGNPEAKENSAATLFSLSVIEENKVRIGRSGAVKPLVDLLGNGTPRGKKDAATALFNLSILHENKGRIVQADAVKYLVELMDPAAGMVDKAVAVLANLATIPEGRTAIGQARGIPALVEVVELGSARGKENAAAALLQLCTNSNRFCSIVLQEGAVPPLVALSQSGTPRAREKAQALLSYFRSQRHGNSARR from the exons ATGGAAGATTTCTCACCGAGGACTCTGCTCGATAGTATCTCGCACCTTAGTGCCTTGACTTCTGATGGCTCTACTGCAAGGCCCAAGCCTATTCAGAACTACTGCCAAAATGTATGCGATATATCAAGCATTGTGAGCCCTCTCATAGAAGATATATGCAAGTCTCCTGAAGAGCAACTCAATGAGGTGTTAAGGGAGCTTGACACTGCTATAAACGAAGCTTCAGGGCTTATTGGGAACTGGCACCAAACGACCAGCAAAATATACTTT GTTTGGCAAATTGAATCAGTGATCTCGGATATTCAGGGATGCTCCCTTCAATTGTGCCAGCTTGCTAATTCTTTATTACCTTCTCTGACTGGATGTGCTTGCATTTGTATTCAG AAACTCCAGGACATCAATTATGAGCACATGTTTGATTTGGCGAGGGAGGTCGCAACGAAGCTAAATGGGAATGACACACAAAGTCCCGAGAATCTGTCGATAGTATCAAGTTCATTAAGTCTGTCAACTAACCTTGAATTATACATGGAAGCTGTTTCCCTCGAGAATCTGAGAACAAGGGCAATGCGAAGTGAGAACCGTAAAGAACTCGAGCTTGCTGAGGAGATGATTCCAATGGTCAACTATATGCACGAGCGCCTTCTCAGGGAAACACAGTTGCTTAACATCAACGGGGTACCCATTCCTGCTGATTTCTGTTGCCCACTATCCCTGGAGCTGATGTCTGATCCTGTTATTTTAGCATCTGGTCAGACCTATGAGCGGGTTTATATCAAGTTGTGGCTCGATGAAGGTTTTACTATCTGCCCGAAGACACGCCAAAGACTTGCTCATTCTAATTTAATTCCTAACTATACTGTGAAAGCTTTGATATCCAACTGGTGTGAGTCCCATGATATTAAGCTACCTGATCCTGTGAAATCCTTGAAGTTGAACTTTCCGTCAGCAGCCTCCTCCCTTCAAGATTTGAGCGCCACAGGCAACAGCCCTCTACATCCTAGTGCTGGTAGGGGTAATATTCCTGGGTCACCAGAAGCTGACCTGTATATGAAAAGCCTGAATAGAGCATCTCCTTCCCACAGTGCGGTCCACCAGAACTCTGATGCACTTGTGAATCGTCCTGGCCATGAGGCATCCACCAATCAGTCTTCAGATTATGCAAATGGCTCTGCACCAGATATTTCAAGGCTATCTCTTGCGAGTTCTGAAGCAAGAGAATCTAGTTTGGAAGAAAGACATGCTGGTTCCAATGTACAAACCTCAGAACAATCGACGGATGAAGCATTTCAAGCATCTCTTTTGAACGGTGATTCACAGGACCATGTAGGCAGCTCTTCTGTTAATGGGAGTCTTCCTAATAGCGGTCAGCTTGATGGGGAATGTGACGACGCCAATGGGATGGTACGAGTTCCAGGTGATAGGACAAATTACAGTAGTGATGCATCTGGAGAAGTTGCTGACGGTGGGCCTTCTGTCTCTTCCGCCCCTCAAAGGGAAAATGTAATGCTCCCAAGATTGGGTGATCTCCGCATGAGAGGGCAATTTGTTCGGCGGCAACCATCTGACAGGGGATTCCCTAGAATAACATCTCCCTCGTCCATGGATGCCCGAGGTGATCTTTCTGCCATTGAGAATCAGGTACGCAAGCTAATTGATGATTTGAGAAGTGATTCCATAGAAGCTCAGAGATCAGCAACATCAGAGATCCGCCTTCTAGCTAAGCACAACATGGAGAACAGGATTGTCATTGCAAATTGTGGGGCTATAAACTTGCTGGTTGGTCTCCTTCATTCAACAGATGCCAAAATCCAAGAAAATGCAGTGACGGCCCTCCTCAATTTGTCAATCAATGACAACAATAAGATTGCCATTGCGAGTGCAGATGCTGTTGATCCTCTCATCCATGTCCTGGAAACAGGGAACCCTGAAGCTAAAGAGAATTCAGCGGCTACTCTGTTCAGTCTCTCGGTTATCGAAGAGAACAAGGTGAGGATTGGACGGTCTGGTGCCGTCAAGCCTCTCGTGGACTTGCTGGGAAATGGGACCCCGCGAGGGAAGAAAGATGCAGCCACCGCATTGTTCAATCTGTCGATACTCCATGAGAACAAGGGTCGCATTGTGCAAGCTGATGCTGTGAAGTACCTAGTTGAGCTTATGGATCCTGCTGCTGGCATGGTCGACAAAGCCGTAGCCGTCTTGGCAAACCTTGCCACGATACCAGAAGGGAGGACCGCAATCGGGCAGGCCCGTGGTATCCCAGCCCTCGTCGAAGTCGTCGAGTTGGGTTCGGCACGGGGTAAAGAAAACGCTGCCGCGGCGTTGCTTCAGCTATGCACAAACAGCAATAGGTTCTGCAGCATAGTTCTCCAAGAGGGCGCCGTGCCTCCTCTGGTCGCGCTGTCACAGTCAGGAACACCTCGGGCAAGAGAAAAG GCGCAGGCTCTTCTCAGCTATTTCCGCAGCCAAAGACATGGCAACTCGGCGAGGAGATGA